One Spinacia oleracea cultivar Varoflay chromosome 4, BTI_SOV_V1, whole genome shotgun sequence DNA segment encodes these proteins:
- the LOC130471908 gene encoding uncharacterized protein, giving the protein MDMEESVNFKDISHAPPKNTVTTSLQRKFTKNTVTDIFTKNLGSLVGYARHENDVRDHVTCNGFVPRADKLSELGIHFEREIPTLDADELSNQDDLDDDLVGLLHDARDAFREGPNDEAKKFFQLLEGGQEELYPGCKTHSKLSFMIRLLIIKCDHKLTNGAYADIADLVREAFPDAKLPKSFNEAKSALKVLGLNYTKIDACPKDCMLHWEEHANATSCHVCDTPRWKSNDTENDTPLENGKVHRILKKILRYFPIKRRLQRLFMCQETASNMTWHTSGRENDHLLHHPVDGKAWKEFDSLYPKFAEDPRNVRLGLATDGFSPFNSMSIAHSTWPVILINYNLPPWMIMKPEFLMLALLIPGPSSPGNDIDIYLQPLIKDLKELWEFGLETYDSSSNQRFDMREALMTTVSDFPAYAMLSGWSTKGYFACPDCHYDTDSERLDFSKKNCYRATRRFLDPAHPWRYNKRNFDGVIEERSEPIPLKGTDVEYMLRDFPNEFGKKQKKTRGDEDDPVLWRKISILFQLPYWKHCSNRHNLDVMHIEKNVFDNVLGTLLDIPGKTRDHESARRDLVKMNIMPELQPKLVDGREVFPRSRFLMSLEQKRKFYRVIKNSKLPQGYASNISRCVQVEDRKITGYKSHDAHFMMNYLLPIAVKTTLPKDVATPLIRLCGFFKGIWSKTIDPRHLDRLHSEIVEALCMLERIFPPAFF; this is encoded by the exons ATGGACATGGAGGAAAGTGTAAACTTCAAAGATATTAGCCACGCACCACCAAAGAATACCGTTACCACCAGTTTACAAAGAAAGTTTACAAAGAATACCGTTACCGATATTTTTACAAAGAATCTAGGATCTCTTGTTGGGTATGCT CGTCATGAAAATGATGTGAGAGATCACGTAACTTGCAATGGTTTTGTGCCAAGAGCGGACAAGTTGTCAGAATTAGGGATCCACTTCGAAAGAGAAATACCTACTTTGGATGCTGATGAATTGTCGAACCAAgatgatttggatgatgatcTAGTAGGGTTGTTACATGATGCACGTGATGCTTTTAGAGAGGGGCCGAATGATGAGGCAAAAAAGTTTTTCCAGTTACTTGAAGGAGGTCAGGAGGAATTGTATCCCGGGTGCAAGACGCATTCAAAACTTTCCTTTATGATCAGACTACTTATTATAAAGTGTGATCATAAGTTGACCAATGGTGCGTATGCTGATATAGCAGACCTTGTAAGGGAGGCGTTCCCTGATGCAAAATTGCCCAAGTCTTTTAATGAAGCGAAGAGTGCTTTAAAGGTGTTGGGGTTGAATTATACTAAGATAGATGCATGCCCCAAGGATTGCATGTTGCACTGGGAAGAGCATGCAAATGCCACAAGTTGCCATGTTTGTGATACACCAAGATGGAAGTCGAATGATACAGAGAACGACACACCACTTGAAAATGGAAAAGTCCATAGGATTCTCAAAAAGATCCTTAGGTACTTTCCAATAAAAAGAAGGTTGCAAAGGCTATTTATGTGCCAAGAGACTGCAAGCAACATGACATGGCATACTAGTGGGCGAGAAAATGATCATCTTTTACATCATCCAGTAGACGGAAAAGCTTGGAAGGAGTTTGATTCTTTGTATCCAAAGTTTGCCGAGGATCCGCGCAATGTGAGGTTGGGTCTAGCTACTGATGGATTTAGTCCATTCAATTCAATGAGCATTGCACATAGTACATGGCCAGTTATATTGATCAATTATAACTTGCCTCCATGGATGATTATGAAGCCAGAGTTTTTGATGTTAGCTTTACTTATTCCTGGCCCTTCTTCCCCCGGTAATGATATTGACATTTATTTGCAGCCACTAATAAAGGATCTAAAGGAATTGTGGGAGTTTGGTTTGGAAACTTATGATTCTTCAAGCAATCAAAGGTTTGACATGCGTGAAGCTTTGATGACCACCGTTAGTGATTTTCCAGCTTATGCAATGTTGTCCGGGTGGAGCACAAAAGGATATTTTGCATGCCCTGATTGTCACTATGACACTGATTCTGAGAGATTGGATTTTAGTAAAAAGAATTGTTATAGGGCAACTCGTAGATTTCTTGATCCAGCTCACCCTTGGCGTTATAATAAGAGGAACTTTGACGGAGTGATTGAGGAAAGAAGTGAGCCTATTCCTTTGAAAGGAACCGATGTTGAGTATATGTTGCGTGATTTTCCAAATGAATTTGGAAAGAAGCAAAAGAAAACGAGGGGTGATGAGGATGATCCAGTTCTATGGAGAAAGATATCCATACTTTTTCAGTTGCCATATTGGAAGCATTGTTCCAATCGCCATAATCTCGAcgtaatgcatattgagaaaaatgtgtttgATAATGTTCTTGGGACATTATTAGACATACCTGGGAAGACTAGAGATCATGAAAGTGCTCGTCGAGATTTGGTAAAAATGAATATCATGCCGGAGCTTCAACCAAAGTTGGTAGATGGTAGAGAAGTATTCCCAAGATCTCGCTTCTTGATGTCATTGGAACAAAAACGCAAGTTCTACCGAGTCATAAAAAATTCTAAGTTACCACAAGGCTATGCTTCTAATATTTCTCGATGTGTGCAAGTCGAAGATCGAAAAATCACAGGCTACAAGAGCCATGATGCTCATTTTATGATGAATTACTTGCTCCCTATTGCCGTGAAAACAACATTACCCAAAGACGTTGCTACACCGTTGATAAGACTTTGTGGTTTCTTCAAAGGCATATGGAGTAAAACTATTGATCCTCGACATCTCGACAGACTCCATTCTGAGATAGTTGAAGCACTTTGCATGCTTGAGCGGATTTTTCCACCTGCCTTTTTTTGA